A single Flavobacterium sp. 1 DNA region contains:
- a CDS encoding AraC family transcriptional regulator, with translation MSKYPIYSIQRFNCNDINSDFYINTFKNHLVDHSFVEEPHRHNSYVLVLFTNGSGTHDIDFNTFGIQPGSLFFLQPGQMHHWSLSDDIDGFVVFYSQEMYNLYFRQKTIEAYPFYYSLGNSPEMVFEDKESKAMEFYFYNMLEEYQGNKIMKQDKIMNLLDSIHIEIVRKYNENHVLETHSYNVKIRDFNVLLEKYFWTEKAPSFYASQLHITLKHLNRICNEILKKTTTQVITDRIILEAKRMLIDKKRTVSEIATELGFDDYSYFVRLFKKHATITPTAFRGFKQ, from the coding sequence ATGAGCAAATATCCAATTTATTCAATTCAGCGGTTCAACTGTAATGATATCAATAGTGATTTCTATATTAATACATTTAAAAATCACTTGGTAGATCACAGTTTTGTTGAAGAACCGCACAGACATAATTCGTATGTATTGGTTCTTTTTACCAATGGATCAGGAACGCATGATATCGATTTTAATACTTTTGGGATTCAGCCAGGCAGCCTGTTTTTTCTGCAGCCCGGGCAAATGCATCATTGGAGTTTATCTGATGATATTGATGGGTTTGTTGTGTTTTATTCTCAGGAAATGTACAATTTGTATTTTAGGCAAAAAACAATTGAGGCTTATCCGTTTTATTATTCTCTAGGTAATTCGCCCGAAATGGTTTTTGAGGATAAAGAATCAAAAGCGATGGAGTTTTATTTTTATAATATGCTTGAGGAATACCAAGGGAATAAAATCATGAAGCAGGATAAAATCATGAATTTATTAGACAGTATTCATATCGAAATTGTGAGAAAATATAACGAAAACCATGTTCTGGAAACTCATTCTTATAATGTGAAAATAAGAGATTTTAATGTGCTTTTAGAAAAATATTTTTGGACAGAAAAAGCGCCTTCATTTTATGCGTCCCAGCTCCATATTACACTAAAACATTTGAATAGAATATGTAATGAAATCTTAAAAAAGACCACCACTCAGGTAATTACTGATAGGATTATTCTAGAAGCAAAAAGAATGCTGATTGATAAAAAAAGAACAGTCAGCGAAATTGCAACAGAGTTAGGTTTCGATGACTATTCCTATTTTGTGAGATTATTCAAAAAGCATGCTACAATTACACCGACAGCTTTTCGGGGTTTTAAGCAGTAA